One Mercurialis annua linkage group LG3, ddMerAnnu1.2, whole genome shotgun sequence DNA window includes the following coding sequences:
- the LOC126674040 gene encoding CRC domain-containing protein TSO1 isoform X5 produces the protein MELNTPNKNKQLIPLSQFEDSPIFNYINNLSPFELVKSVHVSTDQTFNSLSLSSPPSVFASPKFISQRDTKSFSIKRRHFLDAVKPESLKSRDETNANEGVSETDDQLGYFNANTSANEGNDAEQNNDHLRLTIQLPNVLDKDTANLDRNIVAIDAISTDNVPGKLDKPIELHCSYESEKHLRNICRIEQGEDEAGGDWVTSISNVADMLYFDSSIVEEQHEEPKMVDPGTISFVSNVLQIPQDNINDLESLESTDCVGSLEQKVGESVTQSKELITKKDADKIPVLLSSSVNKAVVSDAVTSADVKGKKRQSSSKQQNRIRRLVFEMAGVHKKKSISICDGTSPVSPQPDFEVASIEKYSTPRISIISKKGIGLHLNALTATSVDDMAVKNVTSSSTNRETLDTDMVLCDNQDNVLENASQMLMGGDEDISINSPKTKRLKLEHVGASCKRCNCKRSKCLKLYCDCFAAGLYCIEPCSCQDCFNKPAHEDIVLQTRKQIESRNPLAFAPKVIRTADYVSELADDTNKTPASSRHKRGCNCKKSNCLKKYCECFQSGVGCSLNCRCEGCKNTFGCKNGHEENELEEAELEALEYNKEAEKEHADLSRPSETARSSIQLPMAFSGLLSKSLSAVGASTQMCTSQKLGTDVFRLPKSEKQLQAIPEEETPEILTGNCSPKSSVKSVSPNCKRVSPPHHGFGALATWRSSRKLILRSVPPMPSLNSPNQQQ, from the exons ATGGAGCTTAACACacccaacaaaaacaaacaattaatCCCTCTCTCTCAATTTGAG GATTCTCCTATATTTAATTACATCAACAACCTCTCGCCCTTTGAGCTAGTCAAGTCTGTGCATGTTAGTACTGATCAGACCTTCAACTCGCTGTCTCTTTCGTCCCCTCCTTCGGTGTTTGCTTCTCCTAAATTCATTTCGCAAAGAGACACTAAATCATTTAGTATTAAAAG GCGTCATTTCTTAGATGCGGTGAAACCCGAGAGCCTTAAAAGTAGAGATGAAACCAATGCAAATGAAGGGGTTTCGGAGACTGATGACCAATTGGGATACTTTAATGCTAATACTTCTGCTAATGAGGGTAATGATGCTGAGCAGAATAATGATCACTTGCGCCTGACAATTCAGCTTCCAAACGTGTTGGATAAAGATACTGCTAACCTTGATAGGAACATTGTGGCTATTGATGCAATTAGCACAGATAATGTGCCAGGAAAGTTGGATAAACCAATTGAGTTACATTGTTCCTATGAGAGTGAAAAACATTTGCGTAATATTTGTCGAATTGAACAAGGTGAAGATGAAGCGGGAGGTGATTGGGTGACATCGATTTCTAATGTGGCTGATATGTTGTACTTTGATTCATCCATTGTAGAAGAACAACATGAAGAACCGAAAATGGTGGATCCTGGGACAATATCCTTTGTCTCAAACGTACTGCAGATTCCGCAGGATAATATCAATGATTTGGAGAGTCTGGAATCTACTGATTGTGTTGGTTCTTTAGAACAGAAAGTGGGAGAATCAGTAACTCAGTCCAAAGAATTAATAACTAAGAAGGATGCAGATAAAATACCGGTTCTACTTTCTAGCTCCGTGAACAAGGCAGTTGTTAGCGATGCTGTTACATCAGCGGATGTCAAGGGGAAAAAGCGCCAATCCAGCTCCAAG CAGCAGAATAGAATACGAAGACTGGTTTTTGAGATGGCTGGAGTGCATAAAAAGAAATCAATTTCTATTTGTGATGGCACTTCTCCAGTATCACCTCAGCCAGACTTTGAAGTCGCTTCTATCGAAAAATATTCAACTCCAAGAATATCCATAATATCAAAAAAAGGTATTGGTTTGCACTTGAATGCACTGACAGCTACTTCAGTTGATGATATGGCTGTCAAGAATGTGACATCATCCTCTACAAATCGTGAAACAT TGGATACAGACATGGTTCTTTGTGACAATCAAGATAATGTTTTGGAAAATGCCTCTCAAATGTTGATGGGTGGTGATGAAGACATTAGCATCAATAGTCCTAAAACGAAGAG GCTCAAACTGGAGCATGTTGGGGCATCCTGCAAGAGGTGCAACTGTAAGAGGTCAAAATGCTTGAAGCT TTATTGTGATTGTTTTGCTGCTGGACTCTACTGTATTGAGCCTTGTTCATGTCAAGACTGTTTTAACAAACCTGCTCATGAAGACATTGTTCTGCAGACTCGTAAACAGATTGAATCTCGCAATCCTCTTGCATTTGCTCCAAAAGTGATTAGAACTGCAGATTATGTTTCCGAACTTGCG GACGACACTAACAAAACTCCAGCTTCTTCCAGACATAAAAGAGGATGcaattgcaaaaaatcaaattgcTTGAAAAAATATTGTGAATGCTTCCAG AGTGGCGTTGGTTGCTCTCTCAACTGTAGATGCGAAGGGTGTAAAAACACTTTTGGTTGCAAAAATG GCCATGAAGAAAATGAACTTGAAGAAGCAGAACTAGAAGCACTCGAGTATAACAAAGAGGCTGAGAAAGAGCATGCAGATCTATCAAGACCTTCAGAAACTGCCAG GTCTTCAATTCAACTGCCAATGGCTTTCAGTGGGCTACTGTCAAAATCTCTTTCTGCAGTTGGTGCATCGACTCAAATGTGCACCAGCCAAAAGCTCGGAACAGATGTTTTTCGCCTACCTAAATCTGAAAAGCAACTTCAGGCAATTCCTGAAGAAGAAACTCCTGAGATATTGACCGGCAATTGCTCACCCAAAAGCAGTGTGAAGTCGGTCTCGCCAAACTGCAAAAGGGTTTCACCTCCTCATCATGGTTTTGGGGCATTAGCTACTTGGAGGAGCAGCAGAAAGTTGATCCTGAGATCTGTTCCTCCCATGCCGTCTCTCAACTCGCCAAATCAGCAGCAGTGA